The Reinekea forsetii genome contains the following window.
AAACCGAACAGCAGCAGCAACTCAACGAACTGGAGCAGGGCTACCAACAGTTCCGCGCCTTTCCGCGCACCGAGGTCAAGTTGATCGAGGCTTTACGCACCACCCATATGGTCCGCCACAACCTATGGATTGCACGCCGCTGGTCCGATCCGGCCTTTCCGTTTGCCTTCCCCTGGTTGGGCACCGAACGCTATTGGGGCGAACATCTGTTGCAGCTGCGCGAGCAGTGGGCCAATCTGCAAGACATTAAGTTATAGGCCTCTGTGTGCTTCCCGGTAACTGAATCTGATGACGATCTGTTAGAGCAACTGACGATACAACTTCTCGGTCAGGCTCTTGAGCAGGGCCGCCTCCTCGGCGGTCATATCGAGTTCACAGACGATGGCTTCCGGCACCTTGAGGGCCTGCTCAGACAGAGCTCGGCCCTGCTCGGCGAGGACGATTAGTTTCTGTCGCGAGTCCTCCTGCGAACGAGTCCTGAGGATCAATGCTTTCTGCTCTAAGCGCTGTAAGATCGGCGTCAGGGTCCCGGCATCGAAGCGAGT
Protein-coding sequences here:
- a CDS encoding MarR family winged helix-turn-helix transcriptional regulator, yielding MTDHSLLKLENQICHSLYSATNALIRAYRPLLAELDLTYPQYLVMLALWQEDGVMIKRLVERTRFDAGTLTPILQRLEQKALILRTRSQEDSRQKLIVLAEQGRALSEQALKVPEAIVCELDMTAEEAALLKSLTEKLYRQLL